The Phocoena phocoena chromosome 4, mPhoPho1.1, whole genome shotgun sequence genome contains a region encoding:
- the LOC136122289 gene encoding LOW QUALITY PROTEIN: actin-related protein 3-like (The sequence of the model RefSeq protein was modified relative to this genomic sequence to represent the inferred CDS: inserted 2 bases in 1 codon) translates to MAGWLPACVGDCGTGYTKLGYAGNTEPRFIIPSCIAIEESAKVGDQAQRRVMKGVDDLDSFTDDEAIEKSTYATKWPIRRGIVEDRDLMERFMEQVIFKYLRAEPEDHYFLLTEPPLNTPENREYTAEIMFESFNVPGLYIAVQAVLALAASWTARQVGERMLTGTVIDSGDGVTRVIPVAEGYVIGSCIKHIPIAGRDITYFIQQLLRDREVGIPPEQSLETAKAVKESYSYVCPDXNKYDTDGSKWIKQYTGINAISKKEFSIDVGYERFLGPEIFFHPEFANPDFTQPISEVVEEVIQNCPIDVRCPLYKTGFYQVCHTKKDYEEIGPSIFCHNPVFGVMS, encoded by the exons ATGGCGGGATGGCTGCCGGCCTGTGTGGGGGACTGTGGCACAGGGTATACAAAACTAGGATATGCTGGAAATACGGAACCACGGTTTATCATCCCTTCCTGTATTGCTATTGAGGAGTCAGCGAAAGTGGGTGATCAAGCACAAAGGAGGGTGATGAAAGGTGTTGATGACCTAGACTCCTTCACTGATGATGAAGCAATAGAAAAATCTACATATGCAACAAAGTGGCCAATCCGCCGTGGTATAGTTGAAGACCGGGACTTGATGGAAAGGTTTATGGAGCAAGtgatctttaaatatttaagggCGGAACCTGAAGACCATTATTTTCTTTTGACTGAACCTCCACTGAATACTCCAGAAAACAGGGAATATACTGCTGAAATAATGTTTGAGTCCTTCAATGTTCCAGGCTTGTACATTGCTGTACAGGCTGTTCTTGCCTTAGCTGCATCCTGGACCGCCAGACAAGTAGGAGAACGGATGCTGACCGGTACAGTAATAGACAGTGGAGATGGTGTCACTCGTGTCATCCCTGTGGCTGAAGGGTATGTGATCGGCAGCTGTATTAAGCACATTCCAATCGCAGGACGAGATATAACGTATTTTATTCAGCAATTGCTGAGAGACCGAGAAGTAGGAATTCCTCCAGAGCAATCCTTGGAAACCGCTAAGGCAGTAAAGGAGAGCTATAGTTATGTCTGCCCAGA TAACAAGTATGATACAGATGGATCAAAGTGGATTAAACAGTATACTGGAATCAATGCTATCtcaaagaaagaattttccaTTGATGTTGGATATGAGAGATTCTTGGgacctgaaattttttttcatccaGAGTTTGCTAATCCAGACTTTACTCAGCCTATCTCAGAAGTTGTAGAAGAAGTAATTCAGAATTGTCCTATTGATGTCAGATGTCCTCTCTACAAGA CTGGGTTCTACCAAGTATGCCACACCAAAAAGGATTATGAAGAAATTGGACCTAGCATTTTTTGTCACAATCCAGTGTTTGGAGTCATGTCATAA